A window of Esox lucius isolate fEsoLuc1 chromosome 18, fEsoLuc1.pri, whole genome shotgun sequence contains these coding sequences:
- the eif2b4 gene encoding translation initiation factor eIF-2B subunit delta isoform X1, with the protein MADCGEANGPERKNEIVRAKNEEKELTKEEKQRLRKEKKQQKKQKEKKDDKGSSEKSGREKTLDPLSASQVLSTQSPTQKVPASAPIPVPPSGAPSHSSGAPSHSSSGAPSPADKPAKSKAELKAERRARQEADRASKQQGSSSSSKTKAPASDLNPVVKRLPEHVQVDDPAVVKRLAKKLERQQIPLRSDYGYKVSLFSHLHQYSRKAPLTQLLSIPSSVIHPSIVRLGLQYSQGIVTGSNARSVALLHAFKQVIMDYSTPPNEELSRDLVNKLKPYISFLNQCRPLSASMGNAIKYIKKEISNIPSQYKEEEAKTKLLECIDKYIDEKVVLAAKAISKYAIEKISDGDVILVYGCSSLVNHILCEAFDKNRKFRVIVVDSRPRLEGREALRRLVQIGISCTYVLISALSYVLPEVSKVFLGAHALLANGYVMSRVGTSQIALVARAFNVPVLVCCETYKFCERVQTDSFVSNELDDPDELMVTRKGKTQLEDWHDLSTLGLLNLVYDVTPPDFVDLVITDLGMIPCTSVPVVLRVKNVDQ; encoded by the exons ATGGCGGACTGTGGAGAAGCAA ATGGCCCTGAAAGGAAAAATGAAATAGTACGCGCAAAG AATGAAGAGAAGGAGCTGACCAAAGAGGAAAAGCAACGGctgagaaaagagaaaaaacagcagaagaaacagaaagaaaagaagGATGACAAGGGTTCGTCTGAAAAAAGTGGGAGAGAAAAGACTCTTGACCCCTTGTCTGCATCACAGGTGCTGTCAACACAGTCCCCAACACAGAAAG TGCCTGCCTCAGCACCGATACCAGTGCCCCCGTCAGGGgctccctcccactcctcaggggctccctcccactcctcctcaggGGCTCCCTCCCCGGCAGACAAGCCTGCTAAGAGCAAAGCTGAGCTGAAGGCTGAGAGGAGAGCAAGGCAGGAGGCTGACAGGGCCTCTAAACAGCAGGGCTCATCCAGCAGCAGCAAGACCAAGGCCCCAGCCAGTGACCTCAACCCAG TTGTGAAGAGACTTCCGGAACACGTCCAAGTGGACGACCCTGCAGTGGTGAAAAGACTGGCCAAGAAGTTGGAGAGACAGCAG atccCACTGAGGTCAGACTACGGCTACAAagtcagcctgttctcacatcTGCACCAGTACAGCCGCAAAGCCCCTCTCACCCAGCTTCTCAG CATTCCCTCCTCAGTGATCCACCCCTCCATTGTGCGTCTGGGTCTGCAGTACTCCCAGGGGATCGTGACTGGATCCAACGCTCGCTCTGTAGCCCTGCTGCATGCTTTTAAACAG GTTATTATGGACTACTCCACACCTCCCAATGAGGAGCTGTCCAGAGACCTGGTCAACAAGCTAAAGCCCTACATCAG TTTCCTTAACCAGTGTCGCCCCCTGTCTGCAAGCATGGGCAACGCTATAAAGTACATCAAGAAAGAAATTTCCAATATTCCTAGTCAGTAcaaagaggaggag GCGAAGACCAAGCTGCTGGAGTGTATAGACAAGTACATTGATGAGAAGGTTGTTCTGGCGGCCAAGGCCATCTCCAAATATGCCATAGAGAAGATCAGCGACGGAGACGTCATTCTAGTTTATGGATG CTCGTCCCTGGTGAACCACATACTCTGCGAGGCGTTTGACAAGAACAGGAAGTTCCGCGTGATTGTCGTGGACAGCCGGCCCAGGCTGGAGGGGAGGGAGGCTCTGAGGCGCCTGGTACAGATTGGCATCAGCTGTACCTACGTCCTCATCTCTGCCCTGTCCTATGTGCTCCCTGAG GTTTCAAAGGTGTTCCTGGGTGCCCATGCCCTGCTGGCTAACGGGTACGTAATGTCCCGCGTGGGGACGTCTCAAATCGCTCTGGTGGCCCGGGCCTTCAACGTCCCTGTCCTGGTCTGCTGCGAGACCTACAAGTTCTGCGAAAGGGTGCAGACTGACTCTTTTGTGTCCAACGAGCTTG ACGACCCTGATGAGCTGATGGTGACCCGGAAGGGGAAAACCCAGCTGGAGGACTGGCATGACCTCAGCACTCTGGGGCTGTTGAACCTGGTCTATGATGTCACGCCGCCGGACTTTGTTGACCTGGTCATCACAGATCTGGGCATGATCCCCTGCACTTCGGTTCCGGTCGTACTTCGGGTCAAAAACGTGGACCaatga
- the eif2b4 gene encoding translation initiation factor eIF-2B subunit delta isoform X2 has protein sequence MFPLCTLRFFQTRPHSSAKKIPLRSDYGYKVSLFSHLHQYSRKAPLTQLLSIPSSVIHPSIVRLGLQYSQGIVTGSNARSVALLHAFKQVIMDYSTPPNEELSRDLVNKLKPYISFLNQCRPLSASMGNAIKYIKKEISNIPSQYKEEEAKTKLLECIDKYIDEKVVLAAKAISKYAIEKISDGDVILVYGCSSLVNHILCEAFDKNRKFRVIVVDSRPRLEGREALRRLVQIGISCTYVLISALSYVLPEVSKVFLGAHALLANGYVMSRVGTSQIALVARAFNVPVLVCCETYKFCERVQTDSFVSNELDDPDELMVTRKGKTQLEDWHDLSTLGLLNLVYDVTPPDFVDLVITDLGMIPCTSVPVVLRVKNVDQ, from the exons ATGTTTCCTCTCTGTACCTTACGTTTCTTTCAGACACGACCGCACAGCTCCGCCAAAAAG atccCACTGAGGTCAGACTACGGCTACAAagtcagcctgttctcacatcTGCACCAGTACAGCCGCAAAGCCCCTCTCACCCAGCTTCTCAG CATTCCCTCCTCAGTGATCCACCCCTCCATTGTGCGTCTGGGTCTGCAGTACTCCCAGGGGATCGTGACTGGATCCAACGCTCGCTCTGTAGCCCTGCTGCATGCTTTTAAACAG GTTATTATGGACTACTCCACACCTCCCAATGAGGAGCTGTCCAGAGACCTGGTCAACAAGCTAAAGCCCTACATCAG TTTCCTTAACCAGTGTCGCCCCCTGTCTGCAAGCATGGGCAACGCTATAAAGTACATCAAGAAAGAAATTTCCAATATTCCTAGTCAGTAcaaagaggaggag GCGAAGACCAAGCTGCTGGAGTGTATAGACAAGTACATTGATGAGAAGGTTGTTCTGGCGGCCAAGGCCATCTCCAAATATGCCATAGAGAAGATCAGCGACGGAGACGTCATTCTAGTTTATGGATG CTCGTCCCTGGTGAACCACATACTCTGCGAGGCGTTTGACAAGAACAGGAAGTTCCGCGTGATTGTCGTGGACAGCCGGCCCAGGCTGGAGGGGAGGGAGGCTCTGAGGCGCCTGGTACAGATTGGCATCAGCTGTACCTACGTCCTCATCTCTGCCCTGTCCTATGTGCTCCCTGAG GTTTCAAAGGTGTTCCTGGGTGCCCATGCCCTGCTGGCTAACGGGTACGTAATGTCCCGCGTGGGGACGTCTCAAATCGCTCTGGTGGCCCGGGCCTTCAACGTCCCTGTCCTGGTCTGCTGCGAGACCTACAAGTTCTGCGAAAGGGTGCAGACTGACTCTTTTGTGTCCAACGAGCTTG ACGACCCTGATGAGCTGATGGTGACCCGGAAGGGGAAAACCCAGCTGGAGGACTGGCATGACCTCAGCACTCTGGGGCTGTTGAACCTGGTCTATGATGTCACGCCGCCGGACTTTGTTGACCTGGTCATCACAGATCTGGGCATGATCCCCTGCACTTCGGTTCCGGTCGTACTTCGGGTCAAAAACGTGGACCaatga
- the nme6 gene encoding nucleoside diphosphate kinase 6 codes for MLPTTCRCAKALQLTLAVIKPDAVAHPLIVEALQQRILENNFIIVRSKDIVWRRQDSEKFYSEHAGRFFYQRLVEFMSSGPMRAYVLAREDAISSWRDLMGPTKVFRAHYTSPSSLRAQYGLTDTRNTTHGSDSAEAAQREINFFFPEFDAEEWLKREELRAREGCVEGDQR; via the exons ATGCTACCAACAACATGTCGCTGTGCGAAAGCCCTGCAGCTCACCCTTGCGGTAATCAAGCCTGATGCGGTGGCACACCCGCTCATTGTAGAG GCCCTTCAGCAGAGGATCCTGGAGAACAACTTCATCATTGTCAGGTCCAAAGATATTGTCTGGAGGAGACAAGACTCTGAGAAATTCTACTCTGAACATGCAG GAAGGTTCTTCTACCAGAGGCTGGTGGAGTTCATGTCCAG TGGTCCAATGCGAGCGTACGTCCTGGCCAGAGAAGATGCCATATCGTCCTGGAGGGACCTGATGGGCCCCACCAAGGTGTTCAGGGCCCACTACACCTCTCCGTCCAGCCTCAGGGCCCAGTATGGACTCACTGACACCAGGAACACCACCCATGGCTCAG ATTCGGCGGAGGCGGCACAGCGGGAGATTAATTTCTTCTTCCCCGAATTCGATGCAGAGGAGTGGCTGAAGAGAGAGGAGCTGAGGGCCAGAGAGGGATGTGTGGAGGGTGACCAGCGCTGA
- the baalcb gene encoding brain and acute leukemia cytoplasmic protein, with translation MGCGGSRTDALEPRYLESWTKETESTWLTSTDTDIPLSSIQSIHIPSENSSDSLVSEKTLTPIVDLFDDGLPAPAQAYLKVCSAMSEACLDEAKPNATPAILPSQHQKALQSPPVTTVQRRSVLHTEEITKWQDNRMSTKQVTITVTQSIRQVDKRGKIKRKSLTTFEIMKPVDALKDIVGTAGNNTEGSLSTVLKRGSKGPKTA, from the exons ATGGGCTGTGGAGGCAGCAGGACAGATGCCCTGGAGCCGCGGTACCTGGAGAGCTGGACCAAGGAGACCGAGTCCACCTGGTTGACCAGCACGGACACAgacatccctctgtcctccattcAGAGCATCCACATCCCTTCTGAGAACTCGTCTGACAGCTTGGTCTCTGAGAAGACCCTCACCCCCA TTGTAGATCTCTTTGATGATGGTCTGCCCGCTCCTGCACAAGCCTACCTGAAGGTCTGCTCTGCCATGTCTGAAGCCTGCCTGGATGAAGCAAAGCCAAATGCCACCCCTGCAATATTACCCTCCCAACACCAGAAGGCGCTGCAGTCCCCACCTGTTACCACTGTACAACGAAGAAGTGTCCTACATACTGAAGAGATA ACCAAATGGCAGGACAACAGGATGTCCACTAAGCAGGTGACCATTACAGTGACCCAGAGCATCAGACAGGTGGACAAGAGAGGGAAAATCAAGAGGAAGTCCCTCACCACCTTCGAGATCATGAAACCTGTTGATGCCCTGAAAGACATTGTAGGAACGGCAGGAAATAATACTGAAGGTTCACTAAGTACTGTCCTAAAGAGGGGGAGCAAGGGACCAAAGACTGcatga